gcAGGTGATGCAGAGACTTGTGGATTGATTTTGCTTGAATTCTTTATAACAATGCTTTGGCAGATCCGTTCCCAGACAAATTTACCAAAAGAAGAGCACAACAAGAGACACGTCCATCCAGTACCACAGAAGACCTCATAAACAACACAAACCAACCGGATCCCTAACAGATCAAGTCATTTCTCTCCGGTGATTAGATATACACAAAATCTAATATCAACATTACTGAGGCAAAAGAAGCAAAAGACTTTCACTGGCTCTCTGCATGATAATTGTATGCTGCTTTTGCAAATCTTGcaaacaatttcattttcagGGAATACCATATAGTTCGGTGACTGCTTCCAATTATACAAGACAACACTACAGAGGACTTTGTTTTCAACTATGCTGTAGGCTGTTGTAGCAGTGTCGTTTTGTTGCTCTTCCTCTGTGATCAGCTAGTGTTGATAAGGCCTATGAATACCAGTCTCAAATGACAGATGAACATGGCTGGGCTAGGGTTGATTACAATTGGGATATCGACACCACGGGGATAAAAAGTCATGATCCATACCATTTTCGTGGCTTCAAAATCTTCAGTTTCTGTTCACAGAGGCACTGCAATTTCCTTCCGGACTCCATCTCTAAGAAACCATGAAACATCTTTGGTCCCAGAAGGCTGGAAAGGCAGGTAAAAAGGCTTAAAGGCTTTAGAGACGGTCAACAAGCCCTGCTCCACCTGTAATGAGGAACATGTCTTGTTGCTAAAACTACTTTTTAGGCAAAGAATACATTTTGGCCTGATAACAAGTAGTGGTAGGGTAGTTCTGTAATTGATGGACGGACCACGTTGACGGAGTAACTATGACTTGATCAGCTCGGCAAAGATTAGTGGTGGTGGTAGATTTCTTTCCCTTTCCGATGGAGAAAATCGATGGAGTCGTTATGGTTAGATTGAAACTGGCAATGCGATATTGAAGAGCGCCAGGAAAGCTGATAATGATAGACCACAAGTTGCATTAGAAAGAATACACATGCTTGTAATATCCATGGATATGGGTTTGACCCGGTTTAAAAATCATGGTCATTGGATCATTCCGGGTTATTGATCAATCTAAGATATTCATGTTGTTCAAAAccatatagtttttatttttatttttttaagttgatctaatcatgtgttttttacaaaacaatttaaaataaaattcaatctaGCATAATCGATTTATTGAATGGAGctagttttaataattataggtCACTGGATCGATCTAAggtatttattttgttcaaaatcatatagttttagttttttttttttttttttttaaattgatctaaTCATGTGTTTCttacaaaacaaattgaaatgatACCTTATTTAGCTTAATTAACTTATTGAATCAAGCtggatttaataatttagatAAAATCTTGGAGGTTGGTGTCTCTGGGCATATGTTCGGCACTATATCTTCAGAATAACGAGGCAATGGTATctacaaagaaaattattaaattatagtcACAAGCATGATTGTTAAAATCGCGTTTTGACttgtaaaatcgtacgattttacgagtgaAAACATGCATTACGGGTTGAATcgcttggaaaaataaaaaataggtaaaATCGGGTTGAAATCGAGTGAAATCGCAAAAATTGGATGAAATCGCGTAAAATCATGATTTCAGGACCAATTTTGCGATTTTAACAGAATGAGACCCTGAAACAAAATCCCCTCTCCTGTCCTGTCCAGCTGTCAGATGCCTATTGGATTTACTTACAAGTGGCTAAGGTTGTCTATTTGTGTTCTATAGTTTAAAGTTTAAACATCGTCACGCAAGTAGATTGGTGGGTCATGGGTGACTGAATTCCCTTTTTAAAAAAGCTGGGTTAAATCCTGTCTCTAGTATGCAAGCATGCTAATAACCGGACATTAATTTGCTAACTCGCTATTGAAAGTAGAGATTaagtaaatattgttttttttatttattaaaaaaaaagaggctcgAGATATCTCAAGAGAAAGAGGACTCTACTGTTGGTTGagctatttttaaataaataatacatagTTCTACTTTactatatgaatttttatttgaaggcttaaaatatatatgaatttttatttgaaatatgttttttaaagtgcttgaactatgtatgaatttttatttgaagcatgaattttttttttaatgtattttaaaattccttacgattttacgattttacgatccgagtttgtgaacggctttccgtgccgtgttaaaatcgtgattttaacaaccttggtcaCAAGGAAAtaaattccagaaaaaaaaaagaaaaaatagcagAATCCTTAATGCTATTTGGAATATTGTAAGCAAAATCTCTatccaaatgaaaaaaagagagagaaaagaaccgaagaattaagccccaaataaataGGTGGGCttaatagtttatatatatatatatatatatatataaaattgtatttttcctccctattattattttgaatttgaattcaataaaGTTTACAGTATTTGTTTTACAAATATACCAACTTGTTTCAATGAGTGATTTATTACCCGTACTTAATTGAATTATAGCTGTTAAACTTGAAATGTTTTGGTGGGCTTGATtgaaaaatttaagaaacataACTTAACTTCAGATAAATTtctagttaaattaaatcaaatattgatctgataaaattgacaaaatgcgatcaaattaaaatgaaggagtttttttttataaaaaaacaaaataatacctttttaatattatgatgtatgatattttttaaaagtgtttttctataaatgtatcaaaatgatattttttttatttttgatatcaatatattaaaaatcataaaaaaatcattaaattatttttttaaaaaagtaaaacgcattttaaaaatacactaaCAAATATAAACTACCACACtttcaacacattaaaaaatagaaattaccGCATTCCTAAATAATCAATAACTCAAATAAAGTGGATGACTTATAAGTTGATTTAATGATttagatgtattttttaaaaaaattagtgtttgaGGAACTGTTTGGGATTGGATTccaaacaatgttttttaaaatttggtttttttatttaaaataatttttatatatatttgaatgattttaattctctgatattaaaaataacttttaaaaaataaataaaaatattattttaatatatttttaaataaaaaatactttaaaaattattattatatgatccACAATCGGTACGACGTAAACCGGAACAAAACAATTTAGTTTTGTCACCCAAGCTGATCGGTAATTATAATGATTAGAAATGGGCTTAAAAATATTCAACCTAAGCCCTTTTAATTACCGGGGCCAGATAAATCTGGatagaaattcaaaatttgaacaCTCAAATATCTCTTGACCGTTAGAAACGAGGACTTCAAAGAaacccctccctctctctctccccccctcaAACCAGAAAGAAATCttgaattttctaaaaaatgggGAAGCTTAAATGCAAATCCGACTATGAAGATCTAAGAAACGCACGCATCTTAGAGAACCAGGTAATGCTCTCAGGATTTTTGCTTCgtttctttgatttcttgtaAGAACCAATGATTTAACTGAACTGctattattaataattgtagGCTCGATTGGAATCGCTTGGAATACACAAAACACTCTCTGATCTTCGATCCTTAAATTCTTCTTCTCCGAAATGCGAGAGAAGGAAATGGACTAAAAGAGTTTACGAGACCGCAATCTTGCGACGATCTGATCGATTGAAGAGGATCAGCTCCGTCGAATCATCAACACAGTACAGTAACAATCTTTCTTTGCGTCGGTCTAATCGTTTGAAAGAAATTTCCACCGAACCCGTCAAAGCAGGTatcctgtttttgttttttttttttttcctgagtgattttttcaaaattaaaataatgggtTGTTGGATTTGACGCGGGTTTTTTGTGTGTGTTCCTTTTGTGTTAGTTGTGAGGAGAAAAGTGGAGGTTAATGAGAAAAGGCCTGCAAATGCTCCGTTAGTGAAGGTAAAGGGTGTGATGCAGATTCAACTTTCGCCGGAGGCTTCTGCTAGGCGATGTAGTAGTAAGGGTAGAGGCACGATCTATAACTCGGTTTTTGGGATTTGCTGCCATTTTTGCAGGTACAAAATCCATCCTGctaaagttttgtttttgttatttgctCATTTGAATTgttatgataattattttaatgagggACATGGAAATTCTTGGAAATGGGTTATATAAgatgattgaaataaatatctctgtttgtttttgtgattagAAGTGCGATTGTAGAGCGCTTAGGGTTGAAAGATCTTCAAATTCTACAAGAGGCATCTATTTGGTGCGTTTTCACCCTCAAATTTTAGTgtattttacataattatatcATAGCTATTTAAGAATGGCAAAGAATGAACCATATAGAAAGAGCACACTCAGTTACAAGTAATGTTCCATAATATAAGCGTCCTAAGTCCCATTTCACTACCATTCTATACTGCATGTATAATTgcaattgaaattttgaaagcACCAAATTCATGGTTTTGgtataatccaaaaggcattcaTTATTTAGGTATTTCCGACCCAAAAAGCTCTCACTTGGTTAAATCAATTAAGTGATGCTATTTCTAAGGATAAAAACTATTCTATTTAgtcggagaaaaaaaaatgaagtgaaaAAGACTAGGATATTTGATGAGTGGTGGACCAAGTATTCAAATGGTTATGTGACTTCCTCAGttgcatatatttttcttaCGGTCTTTTGCATAAATAATTGTTCTGGCACTTTTTAAGTAAACAAAATCGATCATTTGAACCTCAAGAACAATCCATTATGAAGCCACATAACCATTTGAATCTCGAAAACAAGTGGGCAACTAGTTAAAAAGGGAACCTTTGCGCTTCGTGGCCTGGAAAGTCACAAGGAATTTTTTATACGATGTGACATCACACTGGAATACGTGAACATTGTACACGTTACTAATTTTCTAACTAGCACTGTCTTAGAATTCAGCATGTTTTAGACCTTTCTATGCTTTAACTAGTTTTGGCTAACCGTTCAACCTGGCAAGTCTAGTCAAAATAGAGCAGGATGGTTATTTTAATGTGAATCTACACACAAATGCAGGCAAAAGTTACTAATTTTCTAACTAGCACTGTCTTAGAATTCAGCATGTTTTAGACCTTTCTATGCTTTAACTAGTTTTGGCTAACCGTTCAACCTGGCAAGTCTAGTCAAAATAGAGCAGGATGGTTATTTTAATGTGAATCTACACACAAATGCAGGCAAAAGACATTGTGTAGCGAAGAAGATTGCAAGCGCTGCAGTAACCTTGATCCTGATGAACCATGCATAGGTAGCTTTAGAATGCTTTGTGTATTTTGATGTTTATCCTTGCATAGGTCAGTTATAAATGAACCAGTCTCTATAATCCATAATGATCTGTACTTTTTAAATTCTTATGTTCCAAGCAGGAAAAACAGACTGTTCATTTTGTCATTCTCCAACTGGTGTTTTCTGTCGAGGTTGTCTAGAGGTCAGGTATGGTGAAGGTGAGTCCTTCCACCAAAAAAGAACCAGCTGGTACAAAACCATTTAGTCCTGTTAGTGTTGGCAGCCTTAAAAACCTTGTTATGGTCTTTAAAGCTCCTAAGACTACAAAAATGTTCATATAGGAGGATGATATGCAAAATGTTTGTGTCAACAAAAATAATGGAATCATCTAACCCTACTGTGATGATGTTTTGGTAGACATAGAGGCGGTGAGAGAAAATAAGAAGTGGATGTGCCCTCATTGCGTAGAAGAAAGAGGAACTAATCCTTATTGGATTTGTAACAGGTACGAATGattatgttttcatttttaatttagagcTATGATTAAATGTATTTGCTATTGCAGAATTACCAAGTAATGTTTTCGTTTctcatttttaatcttttattcgTGGATAGTTCGTTGTGCTTACGCAAGCGAAAGATGGCTCCAACTGGGCTAGCAATTTTCAAAGGTTTATCTTCTggcatttatattttcatttgcatATGAATATAATTACTATCAATTCCTTTTCTGTTAACGAGCTAATATAGTTGATTGATGATATGGTATTGGTTTCCTTTCATACGAATGACATAAAAGCTCGAGAGATGGGTTACAAATCAGTTGCACATCTGGTGATGGATGAGCTTCAACGAAGAAACAAGCTTGGAAGATGAGGATGAACTCCATGATGAATTAAGCTGCAGATCAAAACGATGGAATTCCTCTGCTGGTGTGCTAAATGAATCAACAAGACAAATCATAGGCAATTGATAAGGCTTGATCATATAACTCTTGTATTTTGATGCACCAGTCTACGGAGAAATTTACATGTCGGCTCCTCACTCATGATTTCCAGAGATCAGTCTCTAAAACATGACATATAATAGCAGTACAGCACCCACATACAAGTAGTAAAGCTAGGGAATTAAGTTCAGAATAAATCCATGTCATGCATCACAACAGAAAATTGCAAGAGCAATCGGAGTCATGGCTTGGGATCTCTCTACTTGCTGCAGAGAATTTTCCTAATTTTATCAAGTTCAGAGAGAACTTCTGCTATGACCATTCGTTCACTTGGAAGCTCAACAGAACATAGGACTCCAATTTGTAAGATTGATATCAAACAGCCCTCTATCTTGTCCCTACTGCTACTTGGACTAACGTATCAATTTTTCGATGATCTCCGATACTCGGCTAACGAAATTATGGAGGCTATTGTTGCCCGTGAACTTGCTGTCGGTGGGTCTTTTTCCTGTAAACATCTCCAGAAGGAGGATGCCATAGCTATACACATCACCACTTATTGAAACCTGTCCACCCATACCATATTCTGCAATTCAAGATACAAATAAGACATTTACTGTCAACACTTCCTCTtagaattaacaaaatatattttaattgaaatcatATTTTGGTTAGGAACCAAAACACAGTGAAGTTAGATAGAAACTAGAGCATATCATAGCATTATTTTGAAGTTCgagcaatttaaattaaacttggATGGAATTAGAATTCATGAATATGCTCAAGAGTAGTCATGAGGGAGGGACTGGTGTCCAAATTACgcaatattattttaacctGGTGCCACATATGGACAATTTGTTCATTCACAGTCGATCAACATTACGCAGTAGACTCAATCTTCTCGAGTTTTGTGACTCCACTGTTGGATGCAACCAGCTCTCCAACTTCCACTGCAAAAGCTTTGAAGTCATTGCCTTTGTTGAGCAAGGTGTTTAACTCCGGTGCCTGTGCGCCTGTTTCACAAGCCACAAAAGACGGTTGGCTCCTCGCTGCTCAGGTTTGAGCACCTTTATGGCGACGGTTTGACCATCAGGCGAGAATCCTTTGTAGCACAGAGCCATAATCACCAATCACATTGGCACCCATCAGTGCAAATAAAACTATCTGGAACCTCTTCTCCATGGTTGAAGCTGAAATATTGGCTGATAGTTTCCTGTATCTAACGGCAAAAATACATGCTAGAAGCAACGTAATGAAGAGAGCAACGCTGCCTGCAACGATCACTACTCTCTTTGGAAAACGCTTGTGTTGTTTCGTTCTTGGACATTCAGGCAATTGAATCGCCTTGATTCCTCCACATAGCTTGTTATTTCCAGCAATGGAAAATCGGCTAGCATTCTTGAAAGCTCCTTCAGCTGGCACCTTGCCATCGAACTCGTTAAAGG
The genomic region above belongs to Populus alba chromosome 12, ASM523922v2, whole genome shotgun sequence and contains:
- the LOC118044295 gene encoding uncharacterized protein isoform X2 — encoded protein: MGKLKCKSDYEDLRNARILENQARLESLGIHKTLSDLRSLNSSSPKCERRKWTKRVYETAILRRSDRLKRISSVESSTQYSNNLSLRRSNRLKEISTEPVKAVVRRKVEVNEKRPANAPLVKVKGVMQIQLSPEASARRCSSKGRGTIYNSVFGICCHFCSAIVERLGLKDLQILQEASIWQKTLCSEEDCKRCSNLDPDEPCIGKTDCSFCHSPTGVFCRGCLEVRYGEDIEAVRENKKWMCPHCVEERGTNPYWICNSSLCLRKRKMAPTGLAIFKAREMGYKSVAHLVMDELQRRNKLGR
- the LOC118044295 gene encoding uncharacterized protein isoform X1, with product MGKLKCKSDYEDLRNARILENQARLESLGIHKTLSDLRSLNSSSPKCERRKWTKRVYETAILRRSDRLKRISSVESSTQYSNNLSLRRSNRLKEISTEPVKAVVRRKVEVNEKRPANAPLVKVKGVMQIQLSPEASARRCSSKGRGTIYNSVFGICCHFCRSAIVERLGLKDLQILQEASIWQKTLCSEEDCKRCSNLDPDEPCIGKTDCSFCHSPTGVFCRGCLEVRYGEDIEAVRENKKWMCPHCVEERGTNPYWICNSSLCLRKRKMAPTGLAIFKAREMGYKSVAHLVMDELQRRNKLGR
- the LOC118044295 gene encoding uncharacterized protein isoform X3 is translated as MGKLKCKSDYEDLRNARILENQARLESLGIHKTLSDLRSLNSSSPKCERRKWTKRVYETAILRRSDRLKRISSVESSTQYSNNLSLRRSNRLKEISTEPVKAVVRRKVEVNEKRPANAPLVKVKGVMQIQLSPEASARRCSSKGRGTIYNSVFGICCHFCRQKTLCSEEDCKRCSNLDPDEPCIGKTDCSFCHSPTGVFCRGCLEVRYGEDIEAVRENKKWMCPHCVEERGTNPYWICNSSLCLRKRKMAPTGLAIFKAREMGYKSVAHLVMDELQRRNKLGR